The following are from one region of the Poecilia reticulata strain Guanapo linkage group LG7, Guppy_female_1.0+MT, whole genome shotgun sequence genome:
- the phlda3 gene encoding pleckstrin homology-like domain family A member 3 — protein MSFPVKVIRDGLLEKRSSGLLQLWKKKRCVLTEEGLRLLSYKGRGSDAPGSAWSSRAKELRFERMETVECVEYKREMVYFTVVMAKGKEIDFRCAQEGTLWNAEIALALVRYKNQQALRTGRTRHLYTAPLGSTGEDEVL, from the coding sequence ATGTCCTTCCCGGTGAAAGTGATAAGAGATGGGCTGCTGGAGAAGCGCAGCAGCGGGCTTCTCCAGCTGTGGAAGAAGAAGCGCTGCGTGCTCACGGAGGAAGGGCTCCGCCTGCTCAGCTACAAAGGCAGAGGCAGTGATGCTCCGGGGTCGGCGTGGAGCTCCAGAGCTAAGGAGCTGCGCTTTGAACGCATGGAAACGGTGGAGTGCGTGGAGTACAAGCGAGAGATGGTCTACTTCACAGTGGTCATGGCTAAAGGGAAGGAAATAGACTTTCGGTGCGCGCAGGAAGGCACTCTGTGGAACGCGGAGATCGCCTTGGCGCTGGTCCGATACAAGAACCAGCAGGCCCTGCGGACCGGGAGGACCCGGCACCTGTACACGGCGCCCTTAGGCAGCACCGGGGAGGATGAAGTGCTCTGA